A single genomic interval of Shewanella psychropiezotolerans harbors:
- a CDS encoding DUF4123 domain-containing protein: MLKQWIENQQQAVYLLVDLLSQPELLPLFCRLGGEDAQPLFQQAEFEEHKEKGPWLLPLSQLIKKDPDILTEYPSLRGAWLSSSHSPEAISKHLQSLLLAVYEGEAVLFRYYDINVLAPFLSSLTSVKQEEFMGPIHHLAMEHDQHWLNFSNNQIRAYDASRDVPWWYLSPEQLASQSNLPRHVYTIERQLWQQLHPLMCMQPMRKEIIESAIISAKQENMDEFDIPMWAAAQLGKSVNYSPEGIVLGMKLNQQESLTLARWMESV; this comes from the coding sequence GTGTTAAAACAGTGGATTGAAAATCAGCAACAAGCGGTTTATCTTTTGGTTGACCTGTTATCACAACCTGAATTACTGCCGCTATTTTGTCGACTAGGTGGTGAGGACGCGCAGCCTTTATTTCAACAGGCGGAGTTTGAAGAGCATAAAGAGAAAGGTCCCTGGTTATTACCCTTGTCACAATTGATAAAAAAAGATCCGGATATTCTGACAGAATATCCTTCATTAAGAGGTGCTTGGTTAAGCAGCTCACATAGCCCCGAAGCAATATCCAAACATTTACAAAGTTTATTACTGGCTGTTTATGAAGGCGAGGCGGTACTTTTCCGCTATTACGATATCAATGTATTGGCGCCTTTTCTCTCCTCGTTGACATCTGTTAAACAAGAGGAGTTTATGGGGCCAATTCATCACCTTGCCATGGAGCATGACCAGCATTGGCTGAACTTTAGCAATAATCAAATCAGGGCATATGATGCATCCCGCGATGTCCCTTGGTGGTATCTCAGCCCCGAGCAATTAGCTTCCCAAAGTAATCTACCTAGGCATGTATATACCATCGAACGTCAATTATGGCAGCAGTTGCATCCGTTAATGTGCATGCAACCTATGAGAAAAGAGATCATTGAATCTGCAATCATCTCGGCAAAACAAGAGAACATGGATGAGTTCGATATCCCTATGTGGGCTGCTGCCCAGCTAGGGAAAAGTGTGAATTACTCACCCGAAGGGATAGTACTGGGTATGAAATTAAATCAGCAAGAGAGTCTGACTCTAGCAAGATGGATGGAAAGTGTATGA
- a CDS encoding DUF2931 family protein, translating into MSVRKVCLLVTLTVIFLLSACKSIPKELTRDEGTVWSIGITAPLYYEVDIERIWGINDSQDWTSILLPPNTHISDLDQDRKSTQAAGYEWDPYMLSPTVFYANAQQPARKITPPEEIFIAWLSLAEGKFYRLNYRLSDELQQQMLILNTKTIPEQTSFCGSKLIFGLIPGGEVSVWLSSYCESEYRFIDRVKTSGPFGVPFDLAYEEFFKGAVQRYDEKMAAQNVQLFPIPEDKLALMRNSNAKQKKLPPKPTPAPKLTHCWAEKPYNLKVKLEIGSPQHQLSRRIWNNAYDFAVKVRYLDTGIHLAWQEAEEKGFNAQQRELWVLARLSAQGQVAATQIAKGLELNSAEVKQVQSWADDFCRADSKLSSSSQNETNLE; encoded by the coding sequence ATGTCTGTTAGAAAGGTATGCTTGCTGGTTACTCTGACTGTTATCTTTTTGCTGAGCGCCTGCAAGAGCATCCCTAAGGAACTTACTCGTGATGAAGGCACTGTTTGGAGTATCGGGATCACCGCTCCCCTTTATTATGAAGTAGATATTGAACGAATCTGGGGGATCAATGACAGTCAGGATTGGACCAGTATTCTTCTTCCTCCCAATACTCATATCAGTGACTTGGACCAAGATAGAAAGTCCACACAAGCTGCTGGCTATGAATGGGACCCCTACATGCTTTCTCCAACTGTTTTTTATGCAAATGCACAGCAACCAGCACGAAAAATAACTCCCCCAGAGGAGATATTTATTGCCTGGTTGTCACTGGCGGAGGGGAAGTTTTATCGGTTAAATTACCGCCTGAGTGATGAATTACAACAACAAATGTTGATCCTTAACACTAAGACCATACCCGAACAGACTAGTTTCTGTGGAAGTAAGTTGATATTCGGACTGATTCCTGGTGGTGAAGTCAGCGTTTGGTTATCCAGTTACTGTGAATCTGAATACCGTTTCATAGATCGTGTTAAGACTTCGGGTCCGTTCGGTGTTCCCTTTGATCTTGCATATGAAGAGTTCTTTAAAGGGGCGGTTCAGCGTTATGACGAAAAAATGGCTGCTCAAAACGTACAGCTATTTCCTATCCCAGAAGATAAGCTGGCCTTGATGCGTAACTCCAATGCCAAACAAAAAAAATTGCCTCCCAAGCCGACACCAGCTCCAAAACTCACACATTGCTGGGCTGAAAAACCCTATAACCTCAAAGTGAAGCTTGAAATAGGCTCGCCGCAACATCAGCTATCAAGGCGTATTTGGAATAATGCCTATGACTTTGCGGTAAAAGTACGTTACCTAGATACGGGTATTCATCTAGCCTGGCAAGAAGCCGAAGAGAAAGGATTCAATGCCCAGCAAAGAGAGTTATGGGTGCTTGCCAGATTGAGTGCTCAAGGCCAAGTAGCAGCGACTCAGATTGCAAAGGGGCTAGAACTCAATTCGGCTGAAGTGAAGCAAGTACAAAGCTGGGCCGATGATTTTTGTCGCGCAGATAGTAAATTATCTAGTTCGAGTCAGAATGAAACTAATCTTGAATAA
- the mrcB gene encoding penicillin-binding protein 1B encodes MTKKAVSKQGAKKAPSKAKPRKKSSARKVSSGWSRKVWSIGWKLGVIVIAAVSIYSIYLDQIIARKFEGQKWHLPAQVFSRSMALYPGAAVSHGQLISELKLLGYRKVANPRQVGEFSASRTRVDLWRRPFLHPQGDQAEQRVMITFDSQGVSAVSRSQDHRQLAVFHLEPVLLDRIITGDGEDRVFVKADKMPSSIIEALILVEDRSFYEHYGVNPFAIVRALMVNISAGRTVQGGSTLTQQLAKNFFLSSERSLVRKAREALMALIIDFRYGKDEILEAYLNEVYMGQDKARGVHGMGLASQFYFGRPIAELTLSQQAFLVAVIKGPSYYNPWRYPERAQERRDLVLRLLMEGEKISVAQYKAAAESPLGLRKSDRPVHQKLPAFFAVVKHELARRFGDTLLKQSGIKVYTTLDPMAQEAAEKSVKKVMARLGKNDKQLQVGMVLTDKATAGIAAMVGDKSPGYKGYNRAVEIRRPIGSLIKPFVYATALKQADKYNLATPLKDQPITLKNGHGKTWSPQNVTRKFSGKVPLLTGFKKSMNVPTVNLGMAIGVSSVATTLDKAGWREKISEYPSMLLGAVSGSPLMVAQVYQTIADNGRYRRLSSITAVLDKDNNPLPVSRIPQSQAIDPATDFLVQYAMTQVVQSGTATRLGKAFPGISLAGKTGTSNDSRDSWFAGFDERNVAAIWVGRDDNGKTGLYGSSGAMAVYQDFLNNRPPISLRRTPINGVVNGHFDRLTGKAMEAGCENTIALPALSGSYHPAKNCGEPLSWWQKFTGG; translated from the coding sequence ATGACAAAGAAAGCTGTATCTAAACAAGGTGCCAAGAAAGCACCGTCTAAAGCTAAGCCGCGTAAAAAATCTTCGGCTAGAAAAGTATCCTCTGGCTGGAGCCGCAAAGTCTGGTCTATTGGCTGGAAGCTTGGCGTTATTGTCATCGCAGCTGTGTCTATTTACAGCATCTATCTGGATCAAATCATAGCGCGAAAATTTGAAGGGCAGAAATGGCACCTTCCCGCTCAGGTATTCAGTCGTTCCATGGCCCTTTATCCCGGCGCCGCAGTCAGTCATGGCCAATTAATTTCAGAGCTTAAGTTACTCGGTTATCGTAAGGTCGCCAACCCCAGACAGGTCGGTGAGTTTTCTGCATCCAGAACCAGAGTCGATCTTTGGCGTAGGCCTTTTCTGCATCCTCAAGGGGATCAGGCGGAACAGAGGGTGATGATCACCTTCGATTCTCAAGGTGTGAGTGCTGTTTCCCGCTCCCAAGATCATCGTCAATTGGCTGTTTTCCATCTCGAGCCGGTATTACTGGATCGAATCATCACAGGTGATGGCGAAGATAGGGTGTTTGTGAAAGCCGATAAGATGCCGTCATCGATTATAGAGGCCCTCATTCTGGTCGAAGATAGAAGCTTCTATGAACACTATGGCGTGAATCCTTTCGCTATCGTTCGCGCCTTGATGGTCAACATCAGCGCGGGAAGAACGGTACAGGGGGGCTCGACACTGACTCAGCAGCTGGCCAAAAACTTCTTCCTGTCGAGCGAACGTTCACTGGTGCGTAAGGCCCGTGAAGCCTTGATGGCCTTGATCATTGATTTTCGTTACGGCAAAGATGAAATCCTAGAAGCGTATCTCAATGAAGTGTATATGGGTCAAGATAAGGCTCGTGGCGTACACGGTATGGGGCTGGCGTCGCAGTTCTATTTTGGTCGACCTATCGCCGAATTGACTCTGTCTCAACAAGCCTTTTTAGTCGCCGTGATTAAGGGGCCTTCTTACTACAATCCCTGGCGTTATCCCGAGCGTGCTCAGGAGCGACGTGATCTAGTGCTTAGACTCTTGATGGAAGGGGAAAAGATCTCAGTAGCCCAATACAAGGCCGCCGCCGAGTCTCCTCTGGGCTTGAGAAAGTCAGATAGACCTGTACATCAAAAGTTACCCGCCTTCTTTGCCGTGGTGAAACATGAACTGGCGAGACGCTTCGGAGATACCTTACTCAAGCAGTCGGGGATTAAGGTTTACACCACACTCGATCCTATGGCCCAGGAAGCGGCCGAAAAGTCGGTTAAGAAGGTGATGGCTCGACTGGGTAAGAATGATAAGCAGCTCCAAGTAGGCATGGTGCTGACAGATAAGGCCACTGCAGGTATTGCTGCCATGGTGGGAGATAAATCTCCGGGCTACAAGGGCTATAACCGCGCCGTTGAAATACGTCGTCCCATAGGCTCCCTGATAAAACCTTTTGTCTATGCGACTGCGCTCAAGCAAGCCGATAAGTATAATTTAGCGACGCCACTGAAAGACCAGCCCATCACCTTGAAAAATGGTCATGGTAAGACCTGGTCTCCACAGAATGTGACCAGGAAGTTTAGTGGTAAGGTGCCCCTGCTCACAGGCTTCAAGAAGTCGATGAATGTGCCCACGGTGAACTTGGGCATGGCTATCGGAGTCAGTAGTGTGGCCACGACTTTAGACAAGGCGGGCTGGAGGGAGAAAATCTCTGAGTATCCTTCTATGCTGCTGGGAGCGGTTAGTGGCTCACCCTTGATGGTGGCTCAGGTCTATCAAACCATTGCCGATAACGGACGCTATCGTCGACTATCGTCTATCACGGCCGTGTTAGACAAGGACAATAATCCACTGCCTGTATCACGTATTCCTCAGAGTCAGGCGATAGACCCTGCAACAGATTTCTTGGTGCAATATGCCATGACTCAAGTGGTTCAATCTGGCACTGCGACTCGTTTAGGTAAGGCGTTCCCTGGCATTAGCCTTGCGGGTAAGACTGGCACCAGTAACGACTCCCGTGACTCTTGGTTTGCCGGTTTCGATGAACGTAACGTCGCCGCAATCTGGGTTGGCCGCGACGATAATGGTAAGACCGGGCTCTACGGCAGTAGCGGCGCCATGGCCGTCTACCAAGACTTCCTCAACAATCGTCCTCCTATCAGCCTAAGGCGCACCCCCATCAATGGCGTGGTTAATGGCCACTTCGATCGTTTAACCGGTAAAGCGATGGAAGCGGGTTGTGAAAACACCATAGCGTTGCCAGCCTTGAGTGGTAGTTATCATCCGGCGAAAAACTGTGGCGAGCCATTATCCTGGTGGCAGAAATTCACAGGTGGTTAG
- a CDS encoding T6SS phospholipase effector Tle1-like catalytic domain-containing protein, with the protein MSNQHCIACEQSDHWIEIDIRDENNHPFQGIKAFITDSGGNSQEVTLTGRPQLLNNLAPGIVTITLDTEPWLTESMTRKPRLESEDNQVVSYSDQKNGFSDTPKNYLHLTSGDLVTEPPKTPLPERHQTGKGDSGEYELFTNKSYVLEVKAFNWLTVRMGLFFDGTGNNTANALWAREVLEKNTAEWLVSCGADTVEEAEALQALCSKPVDPEIEGSAANELTNVYKLQQLYAVTKANKKGIEKAIYLTSLYINGIGTANEEPGSDGPAEDDILGSGFGRGERGVVARVEEGLETICKQVAKELQDQNLSTFDGIDKIEFDVFGFSRGAAAARHCINEILLEQKGLFVENFLKEKYSIELHPFFDWQDSEYYEIHFAGLFDTVAAIASLWDGMDPHDDDNGEVKLWLDPKRVKQAVHLIAHHKDEFRYNFSLNQLNNASQSPSSQFVEITLPGVHSDIGGGYFSRQFFSGALQKYDKQYLDTKRVAAYSSFLRTRRDQSDDEAARNSNAFKKIIDESQRLIKGNWCSSSQLTIKYVIRSGHHSSKRAGTSRDRISVELFMSRVIEGDLSRLSLRLMAGLAEFKGVLWDDEAGATWEEPNYKVVDFNSAFDVNGLSFSQVCKDTLVQAKQGKILPELLNQEFHLGLRRHFVHYSSDCDFISGTPIIPNKANENFTRVKHPCKQGT; encoded by the coding sequence ATGAGTAATCAACATTGTATCGCTTGTGAACAGTCAGACCACTGGATTGAAATTGATATTCGCGATGAGAATAATCATCCTTTTCAAGGCATTAAGGCATTCATCACGGACAGTGGCGGCAATAGCCAAGAGGTAACCCTCACAGGTCGACCACAGCTGCTGAACAATCTCGCTCCAGGTATTGTCACCATTACACTAGACACAGAACCTTGGCTGACTGAATCCATGACTAGGAAGCCACGACTCGAAAGCGAAGATAATCAGGTTGTGAGCTATTCAGATCAAAAAAATGGCTTCAGTGATACGCCAAAAAACTACTTACATTTAACCAGCGGCGATCTTGTTACCGAGCCACCCAAAACACCACTTCCCGAGCGTCACCAAACAGGTAAAGGTGACAGCGGTGAATATGAACTCTTTACCAATAAATCTTATGTATTAGAAGTCAAAGCGTTTAATTGGCTTACCGTGCGCATGGGACTGTTCTTTGATGGCACGGGTAATAATACTGCCAATGCCCTGTGGGCAAGGGAAGTGCTCGAGAAAAATACTGCCGAATGGTTGGTTAGCTGTGGTGCTGATACCGTGGAAGAAGCAGAGGCCTTACAAGCGCTCTGCTCTAAACCCGTAGACCCGGAAATAGAAGGCAGCGCCGCTAATGAGCTTACCAATGTCTATAAACTTCAGCAGTTGTATGCAGTTACTAAAGCAAACAAAAAGGGAATTGAAAAAGCTATATACCTAACCAGTCTCTATATAAATGGCATAGGCACAGCCAATGAGGAGCCAGGCTCAGATGGCCCAGCAGAAGATGATATTCTCGGTAGTGGATTCGGACGTGGTGAGCGCGGGGTGGTAGCTCGTGTAGAAGAGGGATTGGAAACAATATGCAAACAAGTCGCAAAAGAGCTACAAGATCAAAACTTATCTACCTTTGATGGAATTGATAAAATTGAGTTCGATGTGTTCGGCTTCAGTCGTGGTGCGGCGGCCGCGCGACACTGTATCAATGAAATATTATTGGAACAAAAAGGCCTCTTCGTCGAGAACTTTTTAAAAGAAAAATACTCAATTGAACTCCATCCATTCTTTGATTGGCAAGATAGTGAATACTATGAGATTCACTTTGCCGGTTTGTTTGATACTGTTGCAGCCATAGCTTCACTCTGGGATGGCATGGATCCTCATGATGATGATAACGGTGAGGTCAAGTTGTGGTTAGACCCCAAACGAGTGAAGCAGGCGGTACACCTGATAGCTCATCACAAAGATGAATTTCGTTATAATTTCTCACTTAATCAATTGAATAATGCGAGTCAAAGCCCTAGTAGCCAGTTTGTGGAAATAACGCTGCCCGGGGTTCATTCTGATATCGGTGGTGGTTATTTTTCTCGACAATTTTTCAGTGGTGCGTTACAAAAATATGATAAACAGTATCTAGACACTAAGCGCGTGGCTGCATACAGTAGTTTTTTACGTACTAGACGAGACCAGAGTGACGACGAGGCAGCACGTAACAGTAATGCGTTTAAAAAGATTATTGATGAGTCCCAAAGACTCATAAAGGGTAATTGGTGCTCGTCTAGTCAGTTGACGATTAAATATGTTATTAGAAGCGGTCATCACAGTAGCAAACGAGCTGGGACGAGTCGGGACAGGATAAGCGTAGAGCTATTTATGTCACGAGTGATAGAGGGGGATTTATCTCGTTTGTCTTTACGCTTGATGGCCGGGCTTGCCGAGTTTAAGGGAGTGCTTTGGGATGATGAAGCTGGAGCCACCTGGGAAGAGCCAAATTACAAAGTTGTTGATTTTAATTCTGCCTTCGATGTTAATGGCCTCTCTTTTAGCCAGGTTTGTAAAGACACTTTAGTTCAGGCAAAGCAAGGGAAAATACTACCAGAACTGCTAAATCAAGAGTTTCATTTAGGCTTGAGACGACATTTTGTTCATTATAGCTCAGACTGTGATTTTATCAGTGGAACACCTATTATCCCAAATAAAGCCAATGAGAATTTTACACGTGTAAAACACCCCTGCAAACAAGGAACTTGA
- a CDS encoding DUF2931 family protein: MNKASFLRDRQQKLKQVIMALLSLVFCQACAGEKAYIDLKDGHTWSIYATAPFYYDVYVEQVNTYNDNLGWATSHTRLNRSYNARAERIKEAKFSHWTFDPFSLELYGNYVNSAQTISPKVNAPEQVFIAWLSLAEGKYYQLDYFLSPELRQTMLHNLLYKDKDGLGCGSILLFGFIPGGEANVWLGACGKYTFIERVKAQMGPSNESYFGKGYQSRLYPGLIRRQKESAEADGITLFPIPPERLEHMRNSNTAPGSPVLLTKKSLPKLTHCWAEKPYNLKVKLEIGSPQHQLSRRIWNNAYDFAVKVRYLDTGIHLAWQEAEEKGFNDQQRELWVLARLSAQGQVPATQIAKGLELNSVEVKQVQTWADDFCRADSKLLSSSQNETNLE, encoded by the coding sequence TTGAATAAAGCATCTTTTCTTAGGGATAGGCAGCAGAAGCTAAAGCAAGTCATCATGGCTCTACTATCGCTAGTATTTTGTCAGGCTTGTGCTGGAGAAAAAGCTTATATTGATTTAAAAGACGGACATACTTGGAGCATTTATGCCACCGCCCCATTTTATTATGATGTTTATGTAGAGCAAGTGAATACATATAACGACAATTTAGGTTGGGCAACATCTCATACTAGGCTCAATCGCTCTTATAATGCTCGGGCAGAGAGAATTAAGGAAGCTAAATTCTCACACTGGACATTTGACCCTTTTAGTTTGGAGCTATACGGCAATTATGTGAATAGCGCACAAACTATTTCCCCAAAAGTGAATGCGCCTGAGCAGGTATTTATTGCTTGGCTGTCGTTAGCTGAGGGGAAATATTATCAGCTGGACTATTTTTTAAGTCCGGAGTTGCGGCAAACAATGCTGCATAATCTGTTATATAAAGACAAAGATGGCCTCGGCTGCGGCAGTATTTTGTTATTTGGCTTCATTCCAGGGGGTGAAGCAAATGTTTGGCTGGGCGCTTGTGGAAAATACACTTTTATTGAACGAGTTAAAGCACAGATGGGCCCTTCTAATGAGAGTTACTTTGGTAAAGGATATCAAAGCCGTTTATATCCAGGATTAATCCGTCGCCAAAAAGAAAGCGCTGAGGCCGATGGCATCACCCTGTTTCCTATTCCTCCTGAGCGCTTAGAGCATATGCGTAATAGTAATACTGCGCCCGGTTCCCCAGTGTTATTAACTAAAAAGTCCCTTCCCAAACTCACACATTGCTGGGCTGAAAAACCCTATAACCTCAAAGTGAAACTTGAAATAGGATCGCCGCAACATCAGTTATCAAGGCGTATTTGGAATAATGCCTATGACTTCGCGGTAAAAGTCCGTTACCTAGATACGGGTATTCATCTAGCCTGGCAAGAAGCCGAAGAGAAAGGATTCAATGACCAGCAAAGAGAATTATGGGTTCTTGCCAGATTGAGTGCTCAAGGACAAGTGCCTGCGACTCAGATTGCAAAGGGGCTCGAACTCAATTCGGTTGAAGTGAAGCAAGTACAGACTTGGGCCGATGATTTTTGTCGCGCAGATAGTAAATTATTGAGTTCGAGTCAGAATGAAACTAACCTCGAATGA
- the hrpB gene encoding ATP-dependent helicase HrpB: MYTGSPSAIETSLPLNQLPIHQLLSPLREAFRATNQVILEAPTGAGKSTALPLAMLDWSELKGKILMLEPRRVAARSVAHYIASQRGTQIGGEVGYRVRGESRCGDSTRLEIVTEGILTRMIQQDPELTGIDLIIFDEIHERHLTTDLGLALALEIQGSFREDLKILAMSATLAGLPLSTLMPDACSLQSEGRSFPVELGYRSLAESKGRTQGANPYQNRTQIWLEHMGKCIVDLLNGDDKHLASLDASVARDIDSSGSLLAFLPGQGEIMRLHDYLSQRLDLNLFSLCPLYGSLPAKAQDRAIAPATDGKRKIVLSTNVAESSLTIDGITMVVDSGYKRHASFNPKTGVTRLTLKRISQASAAQRAGRAGRLSAGYCLRLWSQEEQGRLIKADEPEILHSDLIPMSLDAACWGVKALNELPLLTQPSKANETVAWQLLALLELVDAQRKLTRHGSQAYQLGCHPRLAHMLLKAKTLSQSQGDDHLVGLACLLAGILESRSLGRHGVDISHYLREAIQGEAGKQVRTWMKKLKVNIDLSRLVSSVGSGDIALLLALAFPDRIAKSRGVSGYQLANGTGVTLPEHDPLARANWLVVADFQESEGRTSGRVYLAAEIDEDLFKKRLSFLVKSQDYCGWDEAKGRFFAESRQRIGQIVLSKAASNKPAPEQIKAAIFEQIRSKGLELLDFNPKALQLQCRAKLASELDTDTGWPDIGEQHLLDTLEDWLGPYINDVRSLSQLRALGCYTQLLNLFEWDKQQRLDKLFPCHWPMATGTRAAITYDDAGRARLSVRLQEALGMAQSPILANGKLTVTMELLSPARRPLALTADLASFWQGPYVEVKKEMKGRYPKHLWPDDPANTLPTRFTKKKTLSRNDS; encoded by the coding sequence ATGTACACTGGGTCGCCATCAGCCATAGAGACCTCACTTCCCTTGAATCAGTTACCCATACACCAGCTGCTCTCGCCCTTAAGAGAGGCTTTTCGTGCCACAAATCAAGTTATTCTGGAAGCGCCCACCGGTGCCGGTAAATCGACGGCATTACCGCTAGCTATGCTAGATTGGAGTGAGCTGAAAGGCAAAATATTGATGCTTGAACCTAGGCGCGTGGCGGCAAGGAGTGTGGCGCATTATATTGCCAGTCAGCGAGGCACTCAGATAGGTGGGGAGGTTGGTTATAGAGTGAGGGGCGAGTCTCGTTGCGGTGATTCGACCCGGTTAGAGATCGTCACCGAAGGTATTTTGACTCGCATGATCCAGCAAGATCCCGAGTTAACTGGAATTGATCTCATTATCTTCGATGAAATTCATGAACGTCATCTCACGACCGACCTTGGCTTGGCATTGGCGCTGGAGATCCAGGGATCATTTCGAGAAGACCTTAAAATCTTGGCCATGTCAGCTACGCTTGCAGGCCTTCCACTGTCGACTCTGATGCCAGATGCTTGTTCGTTACAGAGTGAGGGCCGCAGTTTTCCCGTCGAGCTAGGTTATCGAAGCCTGGCAGAATCTAAGGGGCGGACTCAAGGGGCCAACCCTTACCAAAATCGCACCCAAATTTGGTTAGAACACATGGGGAAATGCATCGTCGACTTGCTCAATGGCGATGATAAGCATCTTGCTAGCTTAGATGCCAGTGTAGCGAGAGATATCGATTCTTCTGGTTCACTGCTCGCCTTTCTTCCCGGTCAGGGGGAGATCATGCGCTTACATGATTATTTATCTCAGCGTTTGGATCTTAATTTATTTTCTCTCTGCCCACTCTATGGCAGTCTGCCGGCTAAAGCCCAAGACAGGGCAATCGCTCCAGCCACAGATGGTAAGCGTAAAATCGTCTTGTCTACCAATGTCGCCGAGTCGAGTCTGACCATTGACGGCATCACTATGGTGGTTGATTCCGGTTATAAGCGTCATGCCAGCTTTAACCCTAAAACCGGGGTGACGCGCCTGACACTCAAACGCATCAGTCAGGCATCTGCGGCCCAGCGTGCTGGGCGCGCGGGGCGTCTTTCTGCCGGTTATTGTCTGCGGCTCTGGAGTCAAGAGGAGCAAGGGCGACTGATTAAGGCGGATGAGCCGGAAATTTTACACAGCGATCTGATTCCCATGTCACTGGATGCCGCTTGTTGGGGAGTGAAGGCGCTTAATGAATTGCCTCTGCTGACTCAGCCTTCGAAAGCCAATGAGACAGTGGCCTGGCAGTTACTGGCCTTATTAGAGCTGGTCGATGCACAGAGAAAGCTAACTCGCCATGGTAGTCAAGCTTATCAGCTGGGCTGTCATCCAAGGCTGGCGCATATGTTACTTAAGGCAAAGACGCTCTCACAGAGCCAAGGGGATGATCATCTGGTGGGCTTGGCTTGTTTACTCGCCGGGATTTTAGAGTCCCGCTCTCTGGGTCGACATGGCGTCGATATCAGTCACTACCTCAGAGAGGCAATCCAGGGGGAAGCCGGTAAACAGGTACGTACCTGGATGAAAAAACTCAAGGTTAATATCGACCTGTCTCGGCTCGTCTCATCTGTGGGTTCTGGTGATATCGCCCTGTTATTAGCGTTGGCTTTTCCGGATCGTATAGCCAAGAGCCGAGGTGTGTCTGGCTATCAGTTGGCGAATGGTACCGGGGTCACTCTTCCGGAGCATGATCCTTTAGCCCGGGCCAATTGGTTGGTGGTGGCAGATTTTCAGGAGAGTGAGGGACGCACCAGTGGCAGAGTCTATTTGGCGGCCGAGATAGATGAAGATTTGTTTAAGAAGCGATTATCTTTTCTGGTCAAGAGCCAAGATTATTGTGGTTGGGATGAGGCGAAAGGACGATTCTTTGCCGAGAGTCGACAGAGGATCGGTCAAATCGTCTTGAGTAAGGCGGCATCGAACAAGCCTGCACCTGAGCAGATAAAAGCAGCCATATTTGAACAGATACGAAGTAAGGGGTTGGAATTACTTGATTTTAACCCAAAGGCATTACAGCTTCAATGTAGAGCTAAGCTAGCGTCTGAGCTAGATACGGATACTGGCTGGCCGGATATCGGTGAACAACATCTCTTAGATACCTTGGAGGATTGGCTGGGGCCTTACATTAATGATGTAAGAAGCTTGTCACAACTGCGGGCACTTGGCTGTTATACTCAGCTGCTTAATCTGTTTGAGTGGGACAAGCAGCAGCGCCTCGACAAGCTTTTTCCCTGCCATTGGCCCATGGCAACTGGGACCCGAGCGGCCATCACCTATGATGATGCGGGCAGGGCCAGGCTCAGTGTCAGATTGCAAGAAGCATTAGGCATGGCTCAGAGTCCTATTTTAGCTAATGGCAAGCTAACGGTGACCATGGAGCTACTCTCTCCAGCGCGCAGACCTTTAGCCTTAACTGCCGATCTTGCCAGCTTCTGGCAGGGTCCATATGTTGAAGTAAAGAAAGAGATGAAAGGCAGGTATCCCAAGCATCTATGGCCAGATGATCCAGCCAATACCTTACCGACCCGTTTTACCAAGAAAAAGACATTAAGTAGAAATGATAGCTAG
- a CDS encoding 2'-5' RNA ligase family protein — protein MQRLFLGISPTKQQVNQLSDIQSQLSAAGHKGYGRPVNRNNFHMTLAFLGQTDNDSLARLIKAIDVMACTGGWTKFSITLDKLTLWRKPQVLCLSAPSLTQVSLNPELYCAVERCQQIIDAIQSKSPPTSSTENGAKQLTKPHLHFTPHITLLRKAKLLPKQTLMQMGLASITLTPSQMHLYQSVSGERGVEYHILHSWPLV, from the coding sequence ATGCAGCGACTATTTTTAGGCATCTCGCCAACAAAGCAGCAAGTTAATCAACTCAGCGATATTCAGTCTCAACTGAGTGCAGCAGGTCACAAAGGTTATGGTCGCCCGGTCAATCGAAACAATTTTCATATGACCCTCGCCTTTCTCGGTCAAACCGATAATGACTCTCTTGCCCGGTTAATTAAGGCTATCGATGTCATGGCTTGCACCGGTGGCTGGACTAAATTTAGCATCACCTTAGACAAATTAACCTTGTGGCGTAAGCCTCAGGTGCTGTGCTTATCCGCGCCTTCCTTGACTCAGGTATCACTCAATCCTGAGTTGTACTGTGCCGTTGAGCGTTGTCAGCAGATTATTGATGCGATACAGTCAAAATCGCCACCCACCAGTTCGACAGAAAATGGCGCCAAGCAGCTAACTAAACCCCATCTGCATTTCACTCCCCACATCACCTTGCTCAGGAAAGCCAAGTTGTTGCCCAAACAAACTCTGATGCAGATGGGTTTAGCTTCGATCACGCTAACCCCAAGTCAGATGCATTTATATCAATCAGTCAGTGGCGAACGTGGTGTCGAATACCATATTTTACATTCCTGGCCATTAGTCTGA